From Oryzias melastigma strain HK-1 linkage group LG17, ASM292280v2, whole genome shotgun sequence:
AGTTGTTTTTATTGACGCCTAAATTCTACCTTCAGTGTTTCCTTCTTGCTTTGGTGTTTCTTTGCTTTTGGTCTGACTCTTGCTTTGTCCTCTTCTTTTCTTCGTTACAGGTTGCtcttctgtctcctcctcttcctctttcaccTGAACAGGTTCTGGTTCAGcttcatttaaatgttcttaataaaaacagaagtagGAGCCATCTGAGTCATTTGTCCTCTGGAAGTTAACTTTGATTATAAATATTGGTTGATTAGCTGACCTCAAAGAGGTGTGTTTCTACTAAAAGAACAGGGTTTTTGACTGCTGTTGTGGAAGGAAATggatactttatttatttgcatttccatTAAGCAAATGATCTTACACAACTTTTGGAAAatgaaaaccaattaaaaagaaaacgtgtttttctgCCCCTTTTACATTcttagaaaaagcaaaacaggaGTGACAACGTGATTCAAGTCTGGGTTTGTGGAATTAAGCAACATAATTCATTGgttgtattattttaaacaggttttttgaagccattcttttttattgattgttaaAATTGATCAATATCTTGACCTCTTGAATTGAAACATCTTTGTTCTGAATTTCTGaacacacagatttttttttctgcttatcaatttgattttaaactCCATACATCTCTGCAGTGTGTAGCCTCCTTCACTtttcttaaaactgtttttggatCGGCTGATGTTATCTGCATGTGCAACCAGCACGAAAACTGATGAAATTCACAATGCACATTGCCTCCAtgaattttaagtgtgtccaagGCAAAATATTATTGCATTGTATTTAAAGTtccattagctgtcacacaccTAAGTGAGTGAATtgtgttctccgcatttgacccatcctctgagggagcggtgagctgcagacacagctgcactcaggaaccatttggtggtttaaccctaaCTGAGTAACTTTAATTCTAATCTTAACCCTCCTCTGGGTCCGTGCACCCAAGAAAAATCGTTCTGCACAGAAAATAACGTGGgaatagtcactttctttttGATATTGGGTGgtaatgttttctgttagctCTGTATAGAACTTGTGTGGTGTTCAAATCAACAAGGTCATGGAgtttaaaaagtctgaattgattaaataaattgtttgtaTGATCAAGATaactgactttattttgattttctgtagaataaaatgtttgcatcatGAGCACAAAATATGTGTTCAAAGTTTTGAAACACTGAATATATCCTTTATGTAAACATATAATAATAGCGGGCTCAGATTTGATGCTTGAGGGACACCACAACTAATCTCCTGGTATGAATTCATCACGCTTAACAAATTGCTAGCTTTACTGAACTCTTTAAGTCTCTTGTTTTTAATTCTACCCAAAGCTTTgctagtttaagaaaaatattagatttttttttttattttttattattgatttctTCTTGATATGGAAAGTCTTAGAGCGGCTGGAGGAGTGTGTATTCATTCTACATACCTGGTTTCACTGGCTGGTTGCGAACTCTCCTTCGGTACTTTGTGACCGGGTTGATCTGGACCATGTTCTTCAGATCCACCTCGTATGCGGTTCCTGACCCCGCGTTCAGAGTGACGGCCGGTTTCCCCGCAGACAGAGCCGAGTTGAGCAGGGCACACGCCGCAGACGGGTATGACTCCCACCGGCCTCCGTCTCCCTGCCACTGCCATTCTATCAAACACAGAATACCTGTCACGCAGGTGCCGCTTTCACGTAAACACACGCAGACGTCCAGGTCTGAAGCTTTCATCTcccacatttcattttttatagatAGAAAACCCAATGTATGTTCTAGGAAAACcattaaagcatttaaaacCAGTGTATACACGGCTCTAGTCCAGACATGTTCAGCCCATATTCTGCGACAGATATCAACACAAACCTGCCATTGACTCCACTTCTTCATTTTCTGATAAactttggtttttatttcttgaacCCCTAGTTCGCCTCATGGGGTAAAATGTAGACACAAAACAAGAGACCTGAATAAAACAATGATGGCACCGGAACGAGGCGGGAAACTTTTTTCTGGTGATGTTTCCTAGTCGGAGATGTGTTGAGGATGTCCTATCAAAGATCGTTTAGGCCCAAAGAGGCTTACTCAGTTGAAAAACGGAGCCCTCAACATGACTACATCGTTCCATTTGCGAACCCATAAATAATCTTCTTTCCAATAATGATGCAAAATAAACGATGAGTCTACGTTTATTAATTACATACATATTTTGGAgtgttaatttaaattttaaacaaaatatgatgcttaaaatcaagttaaaggaattaaaaaaacaaaacagttctgCAGCATCACAAAATATGAGAAGAGTGAGCACTCTCTTTTAACTTTTAGGTATGATGGAACCAAACATGACTGATAACAAGTTCCGTTTCAAGGTAAACCCGGAATTATTTTGCTGAAGGACAGCAATCTCCAAGCGTGGTTTTTGGGAGATTACGTTTTAGtcagatttatgtttttaacgcTTTCCATTCGGACATGGCTTGGCGAACATATGGAGCATTTGTTTTTGGTCAGAGAACATCAAcgacaaagaaaatgttgaggGTTTGTACTGATTTATTATCATTAGACGGAGCTATTTAACTCTGGAGGTCAGATGGAATTTTTACATATAAATTAAAGACATAGCTGTGCTGAGATGATTGACGTCTGACAATTCTAACTCTACCAAAGTGCTTACATTTTGCccaacactttttatttcacgCATCTATGCTTAAAAAAGATATatgtttgtattaatttaatGGTACTGCTTTTTGAGTTGGATGTAAAAcaaatcatcaaaaataaatgtgtttttacttagAAAAGgtaatgttttttaatctaagactttacttaattttttttaatatttgttagtGAAAGAAACAATTCGAAATGATAATGAAGTTCTATCCTTATGTGACTGAAATTACTAgaattgtggaaacatttttttataacttaagaaaaggttttaaataacaaatcaaTATATCTGTAACCACTTTGATATAAAACAGAATTAATTTTTGGTCTTGTGATTTGAGGTTCGACCAGTAATATCAGCTCTAGCTACTTTGTTTGTCAAATCCTCTTTAACTAAAGATTAATTGAATTGTAATTTAGTCTCTTTTACTCAATCAGTCCTTGTTTTAAGTCTCAAattgaatcaacttttttggctccTCTTACCTCAGAACATGGGTTCAGCGGTTCAGCCTCAGGAGGATTTTCTTAAAGGAGAACTTCACCGAAAGCACCCGGGCTTGACCAACCTGAAGACTCTACGTCTCCCTGCAAACCTGCAGACGGCTGCTCAGTCAATTATTCACAGTAAGCTTTTGCCATCCTGTCATTGCAGAAGAAACACAGGTTAATATTATATGTTTTTGAATTGATCTGATAGTTTGAAGCTCATGTGTACTCCTTCCTTCAGGAGCTCAAATCTCTCAGCTTCCTGGTCGCGCTCAGAAACTCACAAACTTCCTTTGGAGCCGAAAGCGAGCAGTTGAGGACTTGACACTGAGGCAAAAAGCTTTGGGCCTGGAGAAGGAGCTCTGGGAGAAAGCCATGCAGAAGACTGGAGGTCAGGGGGAGGGATAAAGTCAAAGCTGATGCCTGAGAGTCGTTACAAGAGAGAAAAACATCCACTTTGTGTTCCAGATCTTGATGAGAAAGCGCTGGAAGACAACATCAGGAGGAGGATTTTTTCAGAGCTCAGGAAAAAGACTTATCACTGGACTCCTCTGAAGTAACGAGTTTTTGaccaatctttaaaaaaagtggtgacttaaatgttaaaagacaCTCTTAAACTACTagatcaagggtctgcaacctgcaccTCCATACCCACATGTTgctcttttactcctccattGTTGCTCTtaggttaaaataaaatctttaaacaaatgtgaaaagtaactgtaaagaaaaaattaagtaagtagtcaagttaaaaaaaataattaacttaaactttattaggTTCCTTCACAACCAGCTGAAGGACAACAGTAGCTGTAACTCTCCATCAATcatttgtagtttatcaacgtcATACTGGCACATTTTGacttaattttaagcttaatttatcaCAGAAAGTCAATTAATTGTCagtaaccagaattaaagctacgTTACGTTATAATCCCCTGGaatataaagcagattttctatttttgaacaaattcaggATTTAAATTGTGCctcatggttttaatatatggtagagatcacttcattagctctgatttcgtttttgttggttatatttatgaatttgtgggtgaaatgcaccagaaacagtaaaatgaaccatttttttttattatcccTGATGACTTTactactgcatttgctgcattgacatgatcctatgctgtaggatgtcttttattttgaaaggaagtcattcaaagctctgtcaaaagttatacgtttatgttttatttatgccataAAAACCCAACACTTCATTTAAATTGATCATGTCAgtaacaaaacataaatataaatcagttttttagtgaagactttgtggctcctactgggttttgatTGGCCAAAAAttgacctgaatggctctttaagtgttgaaggttgcaaaCCCCTGTACTAGATTATCCTCCTTTTATCAGCTGATTATAcagttaaagttaaataaaggtGTCTTTAAATTCATAACTTCTGGAAAATGCATCGTGTTTCAGGTATGATGAGGAGATGGGCGTGGTTTACATGGCGAGTCGGCTAGCTGGAGGCTATGCAGCCGTCAGGAGGGTTCTGAATGAGGTAATCAGTGACAGAAAGAACAAAACGAGCATCAAAATGGTCATTGTTTTCTCCGTATCCTCTCTAACTGACTTTACTCAAATTTTCCAATTCAGATAAAGAAGAGAGATCCTTCGTTTAGTCCCCAGTCACTCCTGGATTTTGGTTCCGGCTTGGGAACAGTAGCCTGGTTGGTGTTTACGTTGTTTCTGGGGTCAGTTTGTCATCAGACGTGTTTGCTGAGCGTGTCTCTCTGATCCAAGGGCGTCCCACTCTTTGTGGGGGGACTCTTTGAAGGAAATGGTGTGTGTGGACAGTTCGGGGCCGATGAACACTTTGGCAGAGCGGCTTCTCAAAGGCACATTCTCTTACCTTTGGTTTGATATttcaaatgacagtttttttttaatacaaacttaaatatttgtgtgttttctggtgTTCAGGTGATGATGAGACAGCAGAA
This genomic window contains:
- the mettl17 gene encoding methyltransferase-like protein 17, mitochondrial codes for the protein MAWRTYGAFVFGQRTSTTKKMLRNMGSAVQPQEDFLKGELHRKHPGLTNLKTLRLPANLQTAAQSIIHRAQISQLPGRAQKLTNFLWSRKRAVEDLTLRQKALGLEKELWEKAMQKTGDLDEKALEDNIRRRIFSELRKKTYHWTPLKYDEEMGVVYMASRLAGGYAAVRRVLNEIKKRDPSFSPQSLLDFGSGLGTVAWASHSLWGDSLKEMVCVDSSGPMNTLAERLLKGDDETAEPSIKHVYFRQFLPVSPKVQFDLVVAAFTLSELPTVKDREEALFTLWRKTSSYLVLVENGTKEGHQMLMEAREALLKKQEKTVHDPRPSSVFAPCPHAMTCPKLAREPKTPCNFQQQYHPLPLAGHKDSQTENLSYLILCREDPVEEKSGAVMWSRLIGPVLRRSRHVHCRICCPDGELKHMVVTARKHSRDVYRCARNSEWGDLLPVVQNLEEDEGEASP